DNA sequence from the Siniperca chuatsi isolate FFG_IHB_CAS linkage group LG3, ASM2008510v1, whole genome shotgun sequence genome:
AGCAGGTTCAGCCAATCATCCACGATCTGGTTGGAGGGAGGAGCTCCATCGTCAAACGGCCAATCCTGGAAaagaagagagtgaaagagggaAATGATGTCATCTGCCCAGTTTctcagaaaccaaaacaaaagaagtGTGAGGGCTGAACCAGCTGCAGggaaacaaaaatgttgttgtaGGGGGAGGGAAGGTTTGTCTTTCTGTACCAGGGTTTTCATTTGTTTAGCGGTTACACATGAAGCTGTTTTAAATGACCCACTTAATGTAGTTAGTGATGGAATGCGTTCATGTAAAAGTACTTAAGAGACACAAAACCTTTGGTTCTTACGTCATTAAATGAATCCGTGAGCGAAACAGTGCAGTGTTGCGGACGATCTTCAAAGGCAGAAAGCTACTGGCTGACATATAACTGAATTTgtgctgcaacaattagttgattagtcgcttaatcaatcaacagaaaGTTATTTgacaactgttttgataatcgattaatcatttaagtcatttataacgcaaaacatttgctggttccagcttctcccaTGCGAGGATTagctgttttttcatgttttatatatttttgtaaatttaagATTTTGgggttttaaatgttaattgaacaaaacaagtaacCTGAAGATGTCAAATTGGGCTTTTGGAAATTGTgttgagcatttttcactattttctgacaactTATAAaccaaaaataatcaacaaatgaatagataatgaaaacaatcattactTAGTTATTTACAGCCCTAAATTAAATCCACTCATTTATATCTGCTTTACTTTCTAATCCATCTTTAAACAGTGGATTAAACAGGAAATTGTGAAAATCACAAGTGCACTGAAATTAGCAGTATTGGTTTTTTCactaatgttttaaaaatgaaaacattaatactGTCCTCCCTGGTctgcttgttgtttttaaagcaaTGTTTTTGCATGGCAAATCTAAAAACCTCATTAAATCTAAGAATAAAGTCACCACGTTGGCAACAGGGAAAATGTACAAGCTGTAAGCGCAACGCTATGATTGCACTTAGTCTGTTAAGCCTTTTATTAATGGAAAATATTACAtagcactgtaaaaaaaaagaaaacagtaaaaacacaaggatAAAACTGACCAGGTGTGTTCAGgaaagtaagagagagagaagtaagAAAAAAGGTctaaaaaccccccaaaaactACATTGAGTTTGGTTTGATGCGTCGACTGTCATGAAGGAGTCAAGAGGTTTGTAGGCTTGAACTCACCAGAACTTGGATTCCCTCTTTCACCACCAGGGTGGCATCATAGGTGGCCTCACAAACTCTCACGACGGTGGTCACTCCATATTTCTTCAGCTCCtgtaaaaaacacatcacaaacacaatGTAAGTACACAAGGAGTAAAACTTGATTTAAAGTCTCATGTGTCCTTTATTATCGTTTTATGTTCTGCTgaaatatttctatttaattttttattttttactatctTCCATTACGTTTTTCACGTTCAAAATACTTCTGAGCACATTATCTTCATGTTTCCCAAATGTGAAGATAACTACTAACTACTTTCAAATTTGTAAACTTATAAACTCCCCTCAAATGTGACTGAATAAATTTGAACTTTTAACCATTGACACTGAGGCTCACCTCAATGAACTTGTTCAGGGTGGCGTTGGTGGGATTGTGGGTAATGAGGAACCTCATGTTTTTGTAGGTGATCTCCACAGGGGCCGGTCTGTTCATACGAGCCATTGTGACAAcgtaaaaaaaacccaaaaaaaccccagaagTCTTCCACAGAGTAAAAACACTAATGTAAACACTTAGTTAAACTCGGAGGGAATGTCAAACAAAAACGTCCAACGAGCTTCTAGAAACCCAGAAACAGAAATCCTCCGATCTTCTTCGAGGTT
Encoded proteins:
- the ptp4a1 gene encoding protein tyrosine phosphatase type IVA 1, with translation MARMNRPAPVEITYKNMRFLITHNPTNATLNKFIEELKKYGVTTVVRVCEATYDATLVVKEGIQVLDWPFDDGAPPSNQIVDDWLNLLKLKFREEPGCCIAVHCVAGLGRAPVLVALALIECGMKYEDAVQFIRQKRRGAFNSKQLFYLEKYRPKMRLRFKDSNGHRNNCCIQ